Within Bacillus sp. Marseille-Q1617, the genomic segment ATTAGCTGCACTGATCATTCACGCAATCATTACGTACGGCGGCACCATACTCTTGCTGGCAAAGAAAAATCCTTTCTGGTTCTTCAAGAATTTCAGCCCAGCCATGAGTGTCGGGTTCAGTACTTCCAGCAGTAATGCTACCCTGCCGCTCTCAATGGAAGTGGCACAGGAGAGGTTGAAAGTTTCGAAACCGGTAAGTTCATTCGTACAGCCATTAGGGGCTACGATCAATATGGATGGTACTGCCATTATGCAGGGTGTCGCCACAATCTTCATCGCACAGGTTTATGGCATCGACCTTACTCTTGAGCAGTTAGTTACCGTCGTATTGACAGCTGTCCTTGCCAGTATCGGTACAGCGGGTGTTCCGGGTGTCGGATTGATCCTGCTTGCAATGGTATTGAGTTCAGTTGGTCTTCCTGTCGAAGGGATCGGCTTGATTCTTGGAATTGACCGTTTGCTTGATATGGCCAGAACAGCCATCAATATTTCAGGAGACGCAGCGTGTGCTTTGTTTGTTTCCGAAAGCGAGAAGAAGCGTACAATCAAGGAACAAAGAGGAGACGTTTAATATAAAGGAGATAATCGCTTTGTTTGCGGTTATCTTCTTTTTTTACGCAGATTTAATTAGTTGAATTGTAGAAGTCGGTTGGTGTAATATTACACTAAGTTTTAAAAAGCAGGTGTTCCCATGACGAAAGAAGAAATAATCCGCATCATTTCGGATAAGCTGCGGTTAATCAGGACGGAAGCAGGCTACACACAAGATAAAATGGCGAATGTGATTGGGCTCTCTAAAAAGACCCTTGTTCAAATTGAGAAAAGAAGAGTGGATGCAAGTTGGACAGCAGTGATTGCCGTTTGTGCCTTGTTTAGGGACAACGAAACATTAGCATCCAATTTAGGTGGAGAGCCGCTTGAAGTAATTGAGACATTGGCGCGTGAAGAAATGGACTTTCGGAAAGAAAAAACGCTGGGCGGTAAAATGTGGTGGAAGGAAATAAAGAAGAATGGAGGATACGTCCTTCAGCAAAATCTTTTCAGTAAACATTACCGCATCTTGGATGAAAATTACTACCGTATATACAGCAGCTTCAATGAAGAGGCTTCACACGGTCGGTTTGATGAGATTTCCTCAACCAAATGACAAAGAGAGAAGGCACTTGGATAATCAAGTGCCTTCTCTCTTTGTATGTTATTTAACTAGCAGGACACTTGTTTCACAATCATGTGCAATTTTTTCACTGACACTTCCAAGAACCCATTTTTTTAGATTTGACTTCCCGGTATGACCAACAAGGACCAGATCTACATTGTTTTCTTTTGCATATTCACAAATCCTCTTCGCTTCCGAGCCTGAAAGGTGAACAAAATTGGTGTTAAGCTGGTAAGGAGTTAATTTTTCTTTTACATTTCTCAAGATGTCATGGGAAGAAGATGGTGCCGTGATCCCTTGGTTGCTCTCTACTGCTTGATTGGAGTTTAATTTTTCTTGGCGGGAACCGGATAAATTCCCAATGTACTGATTATCAAATCCAGGAGCTGTATCCGCAATCGCATGTGTAGGCGTATAATGATCGCGGGTTTCTGTTGTCCCTTTTTCTTCAGAAACATAAAGGACCGTTAGTTTTGTATCTGGTGATAATTTAGTTAACGTTAACGCTTCATCTAAAGCTTTTTTACTGCCGTCAGTTTCGTCATAAGCTACTAGTAAGTGCTTATACATATGATCACCTCATTTGTAGGATATACGTTATTTACCCCATTTCACGAAAGTTTAATCACTTAAGATGAATCGCCATAAACTTCCTATAGGATCAATGGCAGCCAAAGAAAGAGCAGGATAGGGGGAAGATCTATCCTGCTCTTTCATGTTACACATATAAACTTATGATAGCTGATTAATTTAAATGAATGATTATAGCATGCTGATGATCCAGCCAATTACTACAATTGCACCAATGACCATTAGGATTGTACGTAACATGTGATTCACCTCGACTTATAGTTATCAATAGTATGTTTTTGCTTCTTGTTCAACCGGTTAGTGTATTGTTACCCGGTTGCTTTCTACTCGAAACATTCTTCCTTATTTTTTACCCATTTTAGTCCGGCTTTCGTTATTTCAGTGCCTTTTCTTCCTCTGTTAACGACAACATAGCCAAGCTTTTGAAGTTCACTTAGTCTGGTCCTGATTTGCTGGATTGTCAGAGGAGTGGAAGTACCATGTAAGTCAGAAGAAAGCTTCTCTCTGCTTGCTCTTTTTCCTTCTTTATACCATCCGGTCAATACAGTAAGGATGTTTCGGTATTCTTCTGTTTTTGTTAAGGAAAATGCATTATTCTTCTTAGTGTGATCGTTTTTTGAAAAATTATGATCGTTTTTAGGTAATAAATCGATTGTTAATCGTTCTTCCTCAGAGATGGTTATCATGTACAGCAGTGTGTTTTTTAGTTCTCTGACATTGCCTGTCCATCTTGCCTGACTTAATACAGTCAACAATTCGTGATCAACTTGGGTTATTCTGCTTTGTTCGGAATGAAGAAAGTATTGAATCAACTCAGGGATATCTTCAGAACGTTCACGTAAACTCGGCAGCGTTAAGGATAATATTTTCAATCGATGGTAGAGATCTTCCCGGAACGTTCCTTCTGCGATTAGTTTAGCCAAGTTTTTATTGGTAGCTGCAATGATTCGCACATCTACTGGGATATTTTTGTTCCCGCCAATCCTTCTGACTTCCATTTCTTCAAGCGCTCTCAGCAATCGGGTTTGAAGCTTCATGCTGATATCACCGATTTCATCAAGAAATAATGTGCCTCCGTCAGCCTGTTCGAATAATCCTTTTTTCCCGCCCTTTAAAGCTCCGGTGAATGCTCCTTCAACGTAACCAAATAGTTCACTCTCTAAGAGGTCCTCTGAAAGAGCGCTGCAGTTTACAGCAAGATACGGGCTCGTGCATCGTGAAGATTCATTGTGCATGGCGCTTGAGAATAATTCTTTTCCTGTCCCTGTCTCTCCAATGATCAATATAGGAAGCTCGCTTCTGGCGAGTTTACGGGCAATTGCAATGGTTTCAGAAATCTCGGTACTGC encodes:
- a CDS encoding helix-turn-helix transcriptional regulator, whose translation is MTKEEIIRIISDKLRLIRTEAGYTQDKMANVIGLSKKTLVQIEKRRVDASWTAVIAVCALFRDNETLASNLGGEPLEVIETLAREEMDFRKEKTLGGKMWWKEIKKNGGYVLQQNLFSKHYRILDENYYRIYSSFNEEASHGRFDEISSTK
- a CDS encoding universal stress protein — encoded protein: MYKHLLVAYDETDGSKKALDEALTLTKLSPDTKLTVLYVSEEKGTTETRDHYTPTHAIADTAPGFDNQYIGNLSGSRQEKLNSNQAVESNQGITAPSSSHDILRNVKEKLTPYQLNTNFVHLSGSEAKRICEYAKENNVDLVLVGHTGKSNLKKWVLGSVSEKIAHDCETSVLLVK
- a CDS encoding sigma-54-dependent Fis family transcriptional regulator, with the translated sequence MKHELILLAGTKETEKALKNQLQSVFRDLISIKSFACDDGISTFFTKKLIVYSSSLIEDEVHDYIDHSSCTIIKARRTVNYEYIDRIFELPYGKKILYVNDFLKTAREAVSTLKRLGIDHVDYIPYSPGEEIAYDVDTAISPGETALIPDSIPLKIDIGVRLIDLNTITSIIHHFKLSEQVTFDITDRYTKKIIELSQRLGTINRKANTLNKFLNKVVDGVNDGILAFQAQGGEITIFNEVLEQMLGMSASSAKGKKLTRVFKNIELTHFLTSMEDEDQKYFTLRQKNVMVYRFRMKSEGVIVATFKDLEETIEMEKVRRLELQRSGHIAKYTFGSILGSSTEISETIAIARKLARSELPILIIGETGTGKELFSSAMHNESSRCTSPYLAVNCSALSEDLLESELFGYVEGAFTGALKGGKKGLFEQADGGTLFLDEIGDISMKLQTRLLRALEEMEVRRIGGNKNIPVDVRIIAATNKNLAKLIAEGTFREDLYHRLKILSLTLPSLRERSEDIPELIQYFLHSEQSRITQVDHELLTVLSQARWTGNVRELKNTLLYMITISEEERLTIDLLPKNDHNFSKNDHTKKNNAFSLTKTEEYRNILTVLTGWYKEGKRASREKLSSDLHGTSTPLTIQQIRTRLSELQKLGYVVVNRGRKGTEITKAGLKWVKNKEECFE